Proteins encoded within one genomic window of Epinephelus lanceolatus isolate andai-2023 chromosome 9, ASM4190304v1, whole genome shotgun sequence:
- the rflna gene encoding refilin-A, with translation MVGHLHLQAMDDSLKGKNREGLLDSPDSGLPPSPSPPFCSLSPGLIESRSGSCTTPVESHHGYYKKESREGKLLPYLLLNSTGTDPKTRMYPVFFGESIEVNPKPEQEIKCNSEVKYDSDKHYRDRVYCAPVPTATSFSETVVAVRNCTWRSYKSQVYLEPRQKPISYQSTTIIYPKHAKNTYRTTLNYNATGSRRWFVSTVQLESSEDTSPCIIYTEDL, from the exons ATGGTGGGGCACCTACATTTACAAGCGATGGATGATAGCCTGAAAGGAAAGAACCGGGAAGGGCTGCTCGACAGTCCGGATTCGGGGTTGCCCCCCAGCCCCAGTCCGCCCTTCTGCTCACTCTCTCCGGGTCTGATCGAGTCACGCTCCGGCAGCTGCACGACGCCCGTCGAAAGCCATCATGGATACTATAAAAAGGAAAGCAGAGAAGGCAAACTG CTGCCCTACCTGCTGCTTAACTCCACGGGCACAGACCCAAAGACTCGCATGTACCCTGTGTTCTTTGGGGAAAGCATCGAGGTCAACCCCAAACCAGAGCAGGAAATCAA GTGCAACTCTGAGGTCAAGTACGACTCCGACAAGCATTACAGAGACCGGGTGTACTGCGCCCCCGTCCCCACAGCCACCTCCTTCAGCGAGACAGTAGTGGCAGTGCGGAACTGCACTTGGAGGAGCTACAAGTCCCAGGTGTACCTGGAGCCGCGGCAGAAGCCAATCAGCTACCAGAGCACCACCATCATCTATCCGAAGCACGCCAAGAACACTTACCGCACCACGCTCAACTACAACGCCACAGGCTCCCGCCGCTGGTTTGTCTCCACAGTGCAGCTGGAGTCGAGCGAGGACACTAGTCCCTGTATCATCTACACAGAGGACCTGTAG